The proteins below come from a single Rhizobium tropici CIAT 899 genomic window:
- the coaBC gene encoding bifunctional phosphopantothenoylcysteine decarboxylase/phosphopantothenate--cysteine ligase CoaBC — protein MVLADKRILLIISGGIAAYKSLDLIRRLRERGASVRPVMTSGAQQFITPLAVGALAADHVFTDLFSRQDEQDVGHIRLARDCDLVLIAPATADLLAKMANGLADDLASTILLATDRPVLVAPAMNPKMWAHPATRRNIETLRGDSIAFVGPVTGEMAESGEAGAGRMAEPLDIVAAVERRLDDGAKPLAGKKAVVTSGPTHEPIDPVRYIANRSSGRQGHAIAAALAALGADVTLVSGPVTISDPVGLNVIHVERADEMRDAVLAALPADIAVMVAAVADWRVASASDQKIKKHPGESIPTLALTENPDILKTVGHHTQRPKLVIGFAAETQDVESNARAKLERKGADFIVANDVSPATGIMGGTRNRVKIISHAGVEQWPDLDKDEVAVRLAALISAQFTQG, from the coding sequence ATGGTTCTCGCGGATAAGCGCATCCTTCTCATCATCTCCGGCGGCATCGCGGCCTATAAGAGCCTCGATCTCATTCGCCGGCTGCGCGAGCGCGGCGCAAGCGTGCGGCCCGTCATGACATCGGGCGCACAGCAGTTCATCACGCCGCTTGCCGTCGGCGCGCTTGCCGCCGATCATGTTTTCACCGATCTGTTTTCACGGCAGGACGAGCAGGATGTCGGCCATATCAGGCTGGCGCGCGACTGCGATCTCGTGCTGATCGCGCCAGCCACCGCCGATCTCCTCGCCAAGATGGCAAACGGGCTGGCCGACGATCTCGCTTCGACCATATTGCTCGCCACCGACCGGCCCGTTCTTGTCGCCCCCGCCATGAACCCGAAGATGTGGGCGCATCCGGCGACCAGGCGGAATATCGAAACCCTGCGCGGTGACAGCATCGCCTTTGTGGGTCCGGTGACCGGCGAAATGGCCGAAAGCGGCGAGGCCGGCGCAGGACGGATGGCGGAGCCGCTCGATATCGTTGCGGCTGTCGAGCGACGGCTGGATGACGGCGCCAAGCCGCTGGCCGGCAAGAAGGCGGTCGTGACCTCCGGGCCGACACATGAACCGATCGACCCCGTGCGCTATATCGCCAACCGCTCGTCGGGACGGCAGGGTCATGCGATTGCCGCGGCCCTTGCGGCACTCGGCGCCGACGTCACGCTCGTCTCCGGCCCGGTCACCATATCCGATCCGGTCGGTCTCAACGTCATCCATGTCGAGCGGGCGGATGAGATGCGCGACGCGGTGCTTGCGGCCCTTCCCGCCGATATCGCCGTGATGGTGGCCGCAGTTGCCGACTGGCGCGTCGCTTCCGCATCGGACCAGAAGATCAAGAAGCATCCCGGCGAATCGATTCCGACGCTGGCGCTCACGGAAAACCCCGACATCTTGAAGACTGTGGGACATCACACGCAGCGGCCGAAACTCGTGATCGGCTTTGCCGCCGAAACGCAGGATGTGGAGAGCAATGCCCGCGCGAAGCTGGAGCGCAAGGGCGCCGACTTCATCGTCGCCAACGACGTCTCGCCCGCAACCGGCATCATGGGCGGCACAAGAAACAGGGTGAAGATCATCAGCCACGCCGGGGTTGAACAGTGGCCCGATCTCGACAAGGATGAAGTGGCCGTGCGGCTCGCGGCGCTGATATCAGCTCAGTTTACGCAGGGATAA
- a CDS encoding nuclear transport factor 2 family protein, protein MKVAVIALPILAAAVPAFAERAYSPQELKNKEIVLDFYQKALNDKDFDAASKYLGKYIQHNPLAADGPEGLRGFLEYLKKNYPQSKSEIKRVMVDGDYVILRVHAVRQPGDRGSAIVDIFRVEDNKIQEHWDSVQPIPETSKNDNTMF, encoded by the coding sequence ATGAAAGTCGCTGTCATCGCCCTACCGATCCTGGCTGCCGCCGTGCCGGCCTTTGCCGAACGTGCCTACTCGCCGCAGGAGCTGAAGAACAAGGAGATCGTTCTGGATTTCTACCAGAAGGCGCTGAACGACAAGGATTTCGACGCGGCTTCCAAGTATCTCGGCAAATACATCCAGCACAATCCTCTTGCCGCCGATGGGCCCGAAGGCCTGCGCGGTTTCCTCGAATACCTGAAAAAGAACTACCCGCAGTCGAAGAGCGAGATCAAGCGCGTGATGGTCGACGGCGATTATGTAATCCTTCGCGTCCACGCCGTTCGCCAGCCGGGCGACCGCGGCAGCGCCATCGTCGATATCTTTCGGGTGGAGGACAACAAGATCCAGGAACACTGGGATTCGGTGCAGCCGATCCCCGAGACGTCGAAGAATGATAATACGATGTTCTGA
- a CDS encoding SDR family oxidoreductase, giving the protein MNRLNGKVAIVTGASSGIGRATAKLFAAEGAKVVVGARRAAELESLAAEIKAAGGEAAVLAGDVRSEDYHKALVALAIERYGKLDIAFNNAGTLGEAGPSTEVSEAGFSDALAINLTASFLAAKHQIGEMVKHGGGSVIFTSTFVGHTVSFPGVAAYAASKSGLIGLTQTLAAEFGPQNVRVNAVLPGAVDTDMYRDMNDTAEKQAFITNLHALKRVAGPEEIARSVLYLASDDASFVSGTASLVDGGLSITRT; this is encoded by the coding sequence ATGAACCGCTTGAATGGAAAAGTCGCAATCGTCACCGGTGCCAGTTCCGGCATTGGCCGCGCCACGGCAAAACTCTTCGCCGCCGAAGGCGCCAAGGTTGTCGTCGGCGCTCGCCGCGCCGCAGAGCTGGAAAGCCTTGCCGCGGAGATCAAAGCGGCTGGCGGAGAAGCAGCCGTACTGGCCGGCGATGTACGCTCGGAAGACTACCACAAGGCGCTGGTCGCCCTTGCTATCGAACGCTACGGCAAGCTCGATATCGCCTTCAACAATGCCGGCACGCTCGGCGAAGCCGGTCCCAGCACCGAGGTTTCGGAAGCGGGCTTTTCCGACGCGCTGGCGATCAATCTCACCGCGTCGTTCCTGGCCGCCAAGCACCAGATTGGTGAAATGGTAAAGCACGGCGGCGGCTCCGTGATTTTCACGTCGACCTTCGTCGGCCATACCGTCAGCTTCCCCGGCGTTGCCGCCTATGCCGCCAGCAAATCAGGCCTGATCGGTCTGACGCAAACGCTCGCCGCCGAATTCGGCCCGCAGAATGTGCGCGTCAATGCCGTACTGCCGGGTGCGGTCGATACCGATATGTATCGCGACATGAACGACACTGCCGAAAAGCAGGCCTTCATTACCAATCTGCATGCGCTGAAGCGCGTCGCCGGCCCGGAAGAAATTGCGCGCTCGGTCCTCTATCTAGCCTCCGATGATGCAAGCTTCGTCAGCGGCACGGCCTCTCTGGTTGATGGCGGCCTATCGATTACGCGTACCTGA
- a CDS encoding LysR family transcriptional regulator — MLKIDGIVTFVTVAEAGSISEAARRLRLSKSVVSERLSEMEKALGATLLHRTTRRLTLTEDGAAFLQRATRIAQEVREAAADLAERRGTLMGPLRIAAPVTFGRLHLGPALYPFLAEHPEIELTLDLDDRRVDAASDGYDAIIRHGLIADSRLVAWKLARSRRLLVASPDYLSRCGKPASLSDLEDHRGIFYTNRGVADWRFEGPEGAVVIRGKLALGVNNGDVLHDAAIAGLGVALLPAFIAGPSVREGRLVEIDVGYRPEPEFIFMAHPEGRNPSAKLRAMADHLKKAFGDPPYWEREQFQQKCEAVLRPELRENK, encoded by the coding sequence ATGCTGAAGATCGACGGGATCGTAACGTTCGTGACTGTAGCCGAGGCCGGCTCGATCAGCGAGGCGGCGCGGCGCCTGCGCCTGTCGAAATCCGTCGTCAGCGAGCGTCTGTCGGAAATGGAGAAGGCGTTGGGGGCAACCCTGCTTCACCGCACGACCCGCAGGCTGACCCTGACCGAGGATGGCGCTGCCTTTCTGCAGCGCGCCACCCGCATCGCGCAGGAGGTTCGCGAGGCGGCGGCCGATCTTGCCGAGCGGCGCGGTACGCTGATGGGGCCGCTGCGCATCGCGGCACCCGTCACCTTCGGCCGCCTGCATCTGGGGCCGGCTCTCTATCCGTTTCTCGCAGAGCATCCGGAAATCGAACTGACGCTCGATCTCGACGACCGCCGGGTCGATGCCGCTTCAGATGGCTATGATGCGATCATACGCCATGGCCTGATCGCCGACTCACGCCTCGTCGCCTGGAAGCTTGCCCGCAGCCGCCGCCTTCTTGTGGCTTCGCCGGATTATCTGAGCCGGTGCGGCAAGCCCGCTTCGCTCTCCGATCTCGAGGATCATCGCGGTATTTTTTACACCAATCGCGGTGTCGCCGACTGGCGTTTCGAGGGACCAGAGGGTGCGGTGGTCATCCGTGGAAAGCTGGCGCTGGGCGTCAACAATGGCGATGTCCTCCACGATGCCGCGATTGCCGGCCTCGGTGTCGCCTTGCTGCCGGCTTTCATTGCCGGACCTTCGGTGAGGGAGGGGCGGCTTGTCGAGATCGACGTCGGCTACCGGCCGGAGCCGGAATTCATCTTCATGGCCCATCCGGAAGGGCGCAACCCCTCGGCCAAACTGCGCGCCATGGCCGATCATCTAAAGAAGGCATTCGGCGATCCGCCTTATTGGGAGCGGGAGCAATTCCAGCAAAAGTGCGAAGCGGTTTTGCGCCCGGAATTGCGTGAAAACAAATAG
- a CDS encoding LysR family transcriptional regulator: MELRHIRYFLALAEVGNFTRAAAKLGIGQPPLSQQIRDLENEVGAQLFHRVPHGAELTAAGEAFLAEAKMAVDAAEKAKLAAQRANRGEIGRLSLGFTASSAFNTIVTSIIREFRRHWPEVLISLTEMNTNALMERLMRGEIDAAFIRPGLEDPRDVRLKRFADEPMLIALPAHHPLASKERVPVAALAGEPFILFPRMVGLSLYDDIVAACREAGFDLVVTQEAPQIPSVVNLVAANLGVSIVPASIAQIKLDGVAYRQIDGPPVVARLGLASLKAQRSPVIANLMSLIA, translated from the coding sequence ATGGAGCTGCGTCATATCCGCTATTTTCTGGCGCTGGCGGAAGTGGGAAACTTCACCCGTGCGGCAGCCAAACTCGGTATCGGCCAGCCGCCGCTCAGCCAGCAGATCCGGGACCTGGAAAACGAAGTGGGTGCGCAGCTGTTCCACCGCGTGCCGCATGGCGCGGAACTGACGGCTGCCGGCGAGGCGTTTCTCGCGGAAGCGAAAATGGCGGTCGATGCGGCGGAAAAGGCAAAGCTCGCCGCCCAGCGCGCCAATCGCGGCGAGATCGGCCGCCTGTCGCTCGGCTTCACCGCTTCTTCCGCCTTCAACACCATCGTCACATCAATCATTCGCGAGTTTCGGCGGCATTGGCCGGAAGTGCTGATATCGCTGACCGAGATGAACACCAATGCGCTGATGGAGCGGCTGATGCGCGGCGAGATCGACGCGGCCTTTATCCGCCCGGGCCTTGAAGATCCGAGAGACGTGCGGCTGAAGCGTTTTGCCGATGAGCCGATGCTGATCGCGCTGCCGGCTCATCATCCTTTGGCAAGTAAGGAACGCGTGCCGGTTGCGGCGCTCGCGGGCGAACCCTTCATCCTCTTCCCGCGCATGGTGGGGCTGAGCCTCTATGACGATATCGTTGCCGCCTGTCGCGAAGCCGGCTTCGACCTCGTGGTGACGCAGGAAGCGCCGCAGATCCCATCCGTCGTCAATCTCGTCGCCGCAAACTTGGGCGTTTCCATCGTTCCGGCTTCGATCGCACAGATCAAGCTCGACGGCGTTGCCTATCGGCAAATCGATGGGCCACCGGTCGTGGCGCGGCTCGGCCTTGCCAGCCTCAAGGCGCAGCGATCGCCCGTTATCGCCAATCTCATGAGCCTGATTGCGTAG
- a CDS encoding MFS transporter, whose product MFRAASKQQTTVSEVSSRPELTLVRNEPPTETRQFLTRGTPAFRRATIGLFLSGFATFSLLYCVQPLMPIFSEDFGVTPAASSLSLSLSTGFLAFAIFGAAAVSESLGRRSLMFISLLGAAICTVVCAVSPSWHMLLAVRALEGFLLGGVPAVAMTYLAEEIEPRGLGGAMGLYIAGNAFGGMAGRVVTGTIAEYLSWRPALATVGILGLIAAIGFLHLLPPSRNFMPRKGFDAGFHVKAWSGHFGNAALPLLFAIGFLIMGSFVTVYNYAGFRLVADPYDLNQTELGLIFTAYLFGIVASWAAGLLGDRIGHFIVLPIGVLITALGAAVTLSSSLQLIILGIVLVTIGFFMAHSVASALVGRLAHGFKGHASSLYLLAYYLGSSIAGSVGGYFWLADGWNAVVAFILVMLALCLASALAVARLARR is encoded by the coding sequence ATGTTTCGCGCCGCAAGCAAGCAGCAAACCACTGTGTCCGAAGTTTCCTCCCGCCCCGAATTGACGCTCGTCAGGAACGAGCCGCCGACCGAGACCCGCCAATTCCTGACGCGCGGCACGCCCGCCTTCCGCCGCGCGACCATTGGGCTGTTTCTCTCGGGCTTTGCCACCTTCTCGCTGCTTTATTGCGTGCAGCCGCTGATGCCGATCTTCTCCGAGGACTTCGGGGTCACGCCGGCTGCAAGCTCGCTGTCGCTCTCGCTTTCCACAGGCTTCCTGGCCTTCGCGATCTTCGGCGCCGCTGCCGTTTCCGAAAGCCTCGGCCGCCGCAGCCTGATGTTCATCTCGCTGCTCGGCGCGGCCATCTGTACGGTCGTCTGCGCGGTATCGCCGAGCTGGCATATGCTGCTTGCCGTCCGCGCTCTTGAGGGCTTCCTGTTGGGCGGCGTCCCTGCCGTCGCCATGACCTATCTGGCTGAGGAAATCGAACCGCGCGGCCTCGGCGGTGCCATGGGCCTCTATATAGCCGGCAACGCCTTCGGCGGCATGGCCGGGCGCGTGGTGACCGGTACGATCGCCGAATATCTGAGCTGGCGGCCGGCTTTGGCGACGGTTGGCATTCTCGGCTTGATCGCCGCCATCGGCTTCCTCCATCTGCTGCCGCCGTCGCGCAATTTTATGCCGCGAAAGGGCTTCGATGCCGGCTTCCATGTGAAGGCCTGGAGCGGTCATTTTGGCAATGCGGCGTTGCCGCTGCTCTTTGCCATCGGTTTCCTGATCATGGGCTCCTTCGTAACAGTCTATAACTATGCCGGCTTCCGTCTCGTCGCCGATCCCTATGATCTCAATCAGACTGAGCTTGGACTGATCTTCACCGCCTATCTCTTCGGCATCGTCGCATCCTGGGCTGCAGGTCTCCTCGGCGATCGCATCGGCCATTTCATAGTGCTGCCTATTGGCGTGCTGATTACCGCGCTCGGTGCGGCGGTGACGCTTTCCAGCTCCTTGCAGCTGATCATTCTCGGCATCGTTCTGGTGACGATAGGCTTCTTCATGGCCCATTCCGTCGCCAGCGCGCTTGTGGGCCGGCTGGCCCACGGCTTCAAGGGTCACGCCTCCTCGCTCTACCTGCTCGCCTATTATCTCGGCTCCAGCATAGCGGGCTCAGTCGGCGGCTATTTCTGGCTTGCCGACGGCTGGAATGCCGTGGTTGCCTTCATCCTGGTCATGCTGGCACTCTGTCTCGCCAGCGCTCTTGCCGTTGCCAGGCTGGCGCGTCGCTGA
- a CDS encoding VOC family protein, which produces MIRIDHLDHLVLTVASIEESCDFYTRVLSMGVETFGEGRRALTFGNQKINLHQAGHEFEPKAEWPTPGSADLCFISTTLLDDIIAHLKAEGVEITEGPVRRTGATGPILSVYFRDPDHNLIEVSNIVS; this is translated from the coding sequence ATGATCCGTATCGACCATCTCGATCATCTGGTGCTCACGGTTGCGAGCATCGAGGAGAGTTGCGATTTCTATACCCGTGTCCTCAGTATGGGTGTCGAAACTTTCGGGGAGGGCCGTAGGGCTCTCACCTTCGGCAACCAGAAGATCAATCTGCATCAAGCCGGCCATGAGTTCGAGCCGAAGGCCGAGTGGCCGACACCGGGTTCGGCCGATCTTTGCTTCATCAGCACAACGCTGCTCGATGACATCATTGCTCACCTGAAAGCTGAGGGCGTCGAGATCACGGAAGGCCCCGTCCGCCGAACCGGCGCGACCGGTCCCATTCTCTCGGTCTATTTCCGTGATCCGGACCATAACCTGATCGAAGTTTCCAACATCGTTTCCTGA
- a CDS encoding ArsR/SmtB family transcription factor yields MDTLSITLSALADPTRRAILARLATGEASVSELAEPFDMSLVAVSKHLKVLEKAGLISKGREAQWRPCRLEAKPLRQVDDWLESYRQFWNDNLDRLEDYTALLQKGGKNDPSN; encoded by the coding sequence ATGGACACATTGAGCATCACCCTTTCGGCCCTGGCAGATCCAACCCGTCGGGCGATCCTGGCGCGGCTGGCGACCGGCGAGGCATCCGTCTCCGAGCTGGCCGAACCCTTCGACATGTCGCTGGTTGCCGTCTCCAAACATCTGAAGGTGCTGGAGAAAGCCGGCCTGATCTCGAAGGGGAGGGAGGCGCAATGGCGGCCCTGCCGGCTGGAAGCGAAGCCGCTGCGCCAAGTCGATGACTGGCTGGAGAGCTATCGCCAGTTCTGGAACGACAATCTCGATCGCCTAGAGGACTACACGGCATTATTGCAAAAGGGAGGAAAGAATGACCCCAGCAACTGA
- a CDS encoding SRPBCC family protein has product MTPATEGGSLRPPREIVLTRDIAAPRALLFCLWTEPQHLMRWWGPQNMTAPSVSVDLREGGAWRHCILTPEGKEYWSHGRYLEIVPPERLVFTFAWENQEGKPEHPMQATVEFHELGEKTRLVFRKVELPDDTELRLQTGGWEQALDKYVAYAEATSREGLE; this is encoded by the coding sequence ATGACCCCAGCAACTGAGGGCGGCAGCTTGCGCCCGCCGCGCGAGATCGTGCTGACCCGCGACATCGCCGCGCCGCGTGCCCTGCTGTTTTGCCTCTGGACGGAACCGCAACATCTCATGCGCTGGTGGGGACCACAAAACATGACGGCCCCATCCGTTTCCGTAGACCTGCGGGAAGGGGGCGCCTGGCGGCACTGCATTCTGACACCGGAGGGCAAGGAATATTGGAGCCATGGCCGCTATCTGGAGATCGTCCCGCCCGAGCGCTTGGTCTTTACCTTCGCCTGGGAAAACCAGGAGGGCAAGCCCGAGCATCCGATGCAGGCAACCGTGGAATTCCATGAGCTTGGCGAGAAGACGCGTCTCGTCTTCCGCAAGGTCGAACTGCCTGATGATACCGAGCTGAGATTGCAGACCGGCGGCTGGGAGCAGGCCCTCGACAAATACGTCGCTTACGCAGAAGCCACCTCAAGGGAAGGATTGGAGTGA
- a CDS encoding GFA family protein: protein MKKTYHGSCHCGAVSYEADLDLQGGTFKCNCSICKKKRNWLAVATPADFRLTAGEDSIGEYQFGPRILHHLFCKNCGISSFNWGENPALGGKFYAISINCLDDATDEELASLPVGYFDGRDDRFDRAPEETRYL from the coding sequence ATGAAGAAGACCTATCATGGCAGCTGCCATTGCGGCGCCGTCAGCTACGAGGCCGATCTCGATCTGCAGGGTGGCACCTTCAAATGCAATTGCTCGATCTGCAAGAAGAAGCGCAATTGGCTGGCTGTCGCCACGCCCGCCGATTTCCGTCTGACCGCGGGCGAGGACAGCATCGGCGAATATCAGTTCGGCCCGCGCATCCTGCATCACCTCTTCTGCAAAAATTGCGGCATCAGCTCCTTCAACTGGGGTGAAAATCCCGCACTCGGCGGCAAGTTCTATGCGATCAGCATCAACTGCCTGGATGATGCCACCGACGAGGAACTCGCCTCGCTTCCTGTCGGCTATTTCGATGGCCGCGACGACCGCTTTGATCGCGCGCCGGAGGAAACGCGCTATCTTTAG
- a CDS encoding type II toxin-antitoxin system VapC family toxin encodes MKYLLDSNAVIALMKGHPGFVSELRRHKPHDFAIPAIVVHELFYGAYKGQRVVDNLARVDALQFETLDFDKEDARVAGEIRASLASLGTPIGTYDVLIAGQAVARDLILITHNVREFERVAKLRFEDWESLPSG; translated from the coding sequence GTGAAGTATCTGCTCGACAGCAATGCCGTTATCGCCCTGATGAAAGGACACCCCGGCTTCGTCAGCGAGCTTCGCAGACATAAGCCCCACGATTTTGCCATTCCGGCCATCGTCGTACACGAGTTGTTTTATGGCGCTTACAAGGGCCAGCGCGTTGTCGACAATCTGGCACGTGTGGATGCCTTGCAGTTCGAGACGCTGGATTTCGATAAGGAAGATGCCCGTGTAGCCGGTGAAATTCGCGCAAGCCTTGCTTCCCTTGGCACACCGATCGGTACCTATGACGTTCTGATCGCGGGCCAAGCGGTCGCCCGCGATCTGATCCTGATAACGCACAATGTCAGAGAGTTTGAACGCGTTGCCAAGCTACGTTTCGAAGACTGGGAGTCCTTGCCGAGCGGCTAA
- a CDS encoding AbrB/MazE/SpoVT family DNA-binding domain-containing protein: MDTAKIFWSGRSQAVRLPKEFRLDGEEVRIRRQGKAIILEPIAEDWDWLETVTGPVDPDFEEAATEQPAEQQRPELDIFK; the protein is encoded by the coding sequence ATGGACACCGCAAAGATCTTCTGGTCCGGCCGCTCGCAGGCCGTACGCTTGCCGAAGGAATTCCGCCTCGATGGCGAGGAAGTACGCATCCGCCGGCAGGGAAAAGCAATCATTCTGGAGCCGATCGCCGAAGATTGGGATTGGCTGGAGACTGTTACGGGGCCGGTCGACCCCGATTTTGAAGAGGCGGCGACGGAACAGCCTGCCGAGCAGCAACGCCCCGAGTTGGATATCTTCAAGTGA
- a CDS encoding spermidine synthase, with protein MIPWTLLDTAKIPGGGELRLKQRGQEFSIMLGTNELMNSRLSGSERALATLSCEKIKGRKTPHILIGGLGMGFTLRAALGELDADAKVTVAELVPAVVTWARGPMATVFDGCLDDPRVAIHEGDVRPLIRARKATYDAILLDVDNGPDGITSEANDGLYDYQGLKAARDALRPRGVLAVWSSGPDECFTRRLRDSGFTAEVVNTRANGKTGARHVIWLATKSGS; from the coding sequence GTGATCCCCTGGACCTTGCTCGACACTGCGAAAATCCCTGGTGGCGGCGAGTTGCGCCTGAAGCAGCGCGGCCAGGAATTTTCCATCATGCTCGGCACCAACGAGTTGATGAACAGCCGCCTGAGCGGCTCCGAGCGGGCGCTTGCCACGCTTTCCTGCGAAAAGATCAAGGGCCGGAAGACGCCACACATATTGATCGGCGGCCTTGGCATGGGCTTTACCTTGCGCGCGGCCCTCGGCGAACTCGATGCGGATGCCAAGGTCACGGTCGCGGAGCTTGTTCCGGCTGTTGTGACCTGGGCACGCGGGCCGATGGCAACAGTCTTCGACGGGTGCCTCGACGATCCCCGCGTCGCGATCCACGAAGGCGACGTGCGTCCACTCATCCGCGCCCGCAAGGCAACCTACGACGCCATCCTGCTCGATGTCGACAACGGCCCGGACGGCATTACGTCGGAGGCCAATGACGGTCTCTACGATTATCAGGGCCTGAAGGCGGCGCGTGACGCCTTGCGCCCGCGAGGCGTGCTCGCGGTCTGGTCTTCAGGGCCTGACGAGTGCTTCACAAGGCGGCTGCGCGACAGCGGCTTTACCGCCGAAGTGGTCAATACGCGCGCCAATGGCAAAACAGGCGCACGTCATGTCATCTGGCTCGCGACGAAATCGGGATCATAA
- a CDS encoding urocanate hydratase: MPKANPRHPKFPIPGGPELRAKGWRQEALLRLLENVLSVGEDPDNLVVYAALGKAARNWAAHKGIVKALTEMDENQTLLIQSGKPIGLIRTHDKAPLVIMANCNIVGQWAKAEVFYELQRKGLICWGGLTAGAWQYIGSQGVIQGTYEIFMRIAERRFGGDLFGRFVLTAGLGGMGGAQPLAGRMAGAAILCVDIDAERARKRQEIGYLQEIAPDLDSALAMIDAAVKEKRALSVGLVGNAAEIYPEIARRGIVPDIVTDQTSAHDLVYGYVPKGMSISQVKDLRDDGQGQLMAASRASIVEHVKAMLDFQKKGSEVFDNGNLIRTQAKEGGVANAFDIPIFTEAYLRPLFCRAIGPFRWMALSGEESDIARIDDLLLDMFPDNKIITNWIKLAREHVPFEGLPARIAWLGHGERTALARRVNELVASGELKGPIAFSRDHLDAGAMAHPNIMTEGMKDGSDAIADWPLIDAMMLCSSMADLVVVHSGGGGYAGYMTSCGVTVVADGTAAADERLDHALTNDTALGVMRYADAGYEEALDEVAKKDVPYIRLG; the protein is encoded by the coding sequence ATGCCGAAAGCCAATCCACGTCACCCGAAATTCCCCATTCCGGGCGGCCCGGAGCTGCGTGCCAAGGGCTGGCGGCAGGAGGCCCTGCTGCGCCTGCTGGAGAACGTGCTCTCGGTCGGCGAAGATCCCGACAATCTCGTCGTCTACGCAGCGCTTGGCAAGGCTGCCCGCAACTGGGCGGCGCACAAGGGGATCGTCAAGGCGCTGACCGAAATGGATGAGAACCAGACCCTGCTCATCCAGTCCGGCAAGCCGATCGGCCTCATCCGCACGCATGACAAGGCGCCGCTCGTCATCATGGCGAACTGCAACATCGTCGGGCAATGGGCAAAGGCCGAAGTCTTCTACGAGCTGCAGCGCAAGGGCCTGATCTGCTGGGGCGGCCTGACGGCCGGCGCCTGGCAGTATATCGGCAGCCAGGGCGTCATCCAGGGCACCTACGAAATCTTCATGCGCATCGCAGAGCGCCGCTTCGGCGGCGATCTCTTCGGCCGTTTCGTGCTGACCGCCGGTCTCGGCGGCATGGGCGGCGCGCAGCCGCTCGCCGGCCGCATGGCGGGTGCCGCCATCCTGTGCGTCGACATCGACGCGGAGCGCGCCAGGAAGCGCCAGGAAATCGGCTATCTGCAGGAAATCGCCCCGGACCTCGATTCCGCGCTGGCGATGATCGACGCTGCGGTCAAGGAAAAGCGGGCGCTCTCCGTCGGCCTCGTCGGCAATGCGGCCGAAATCTATCCCGAGATTGCACGCCGCGGCATCGTGCCCGATATCGTCACCGACCAGACCTCGGCCCACGATCTCGTCTATGGTTACGTGCCGAAGGGCATGAGCATCAGCCAAGTCAAAGATCTCCGCGACGACGGTCAGGGCCAGCTGATGGCCGCAAGCCGCGCCTCGATCGTCGAGCATGTGAAGGCCATGCTGGACTTCCAGAAGAAGGGTTCCGAAGTCTTCGACAACGGCAACCTGATCCGCACGCAGGCGAAGGAAGGCGGCGTCGCCAACGCCTTCGATATCCCGATCTTCACCGAGGCCTATCTGCGGCCGCTCTTCTGCCGTGCCATCGGCCCGTTCCGCTGGATGGCGCTCTCCGGCGAGGAAAGCGATATCGCCCGCATCGACGATCTGCTGCTGGACATGTTCCCGGACAACAAGATTATCACCAACTGGATCAAGCTTGCTCGCGAGCATGTGCCGTTCGAAGGTCTTCCGGCGCGCATCGCCTGGCTCGGCCATGGCGAACGCACCGCACTTGCCCGCCGCGTCAACGAGCTTGTGGCCAGCGGCGAGCTGAAGGGTCCGATCGCATTTTCGCGCGACCATCTCGACGCCGGCGCCATGGCGCATCCGAACATCATGACCGAGGGTATGAAGGACGGCTCCGACGCCATCGCCGACTGGCCGCTGATCGACGCCATGATGCTCTGCTCGTCGATGGCCGACCTCGTCGTCGTTCATTCCGGCGGCGGCGGCTATGCCGGCTACATGACGAGCTGCGGCGTCACCGTGGTCGCCGACGGCACGGCGGCGGCCGACGAACGGCTCGACCATGCGCTCACCAACGACACGGCACTCGGCGTCATGCGCTATGCCGACGCCGGCTATGAGGAAGCGCTGGACGAAGTTGCGAAAAAGGATGTGCCCTATATCCGACTGGGGTAA